One window from the genome of Magnetococcales bacterium encodes:
- a CDS encoding HAD hydrolase-like protein has product MSVLLSHWYDLAQFMSDHAIKVVGLDLRGTLVDPQRKGNLFKVARSILTGVPPALLESICQTIPDLVIQRHEHEEQVCDWTLMTCLELFGELRVRGVETGNLDLERLYSLIVRDYFREARHLVDDDALEALIAACNAMNIAVHIVADGMAWRESAIFQQLFPVSSRRIAGFFSSSMGGINKLSPRYYQAFADALGLPVRHVLIIGDRFDKDVGVALKAGCRALLIAPDPRAPLTTPSLNHILPGISRSHDTGVILGRFQPFHLEHLRYARAASHRARTLIVGITQPFGANSGEPGQERTRPDHNPYPYWLREQCVRHALFEAGIQVRAILPLPLDVASLQSALAPDTPIFTTVFDRWGEEKEALLRQSGFSVYRLEVGDKTITGSQVRALVEKRDNRWRTFVPPVVAERFGAAIETYLINGRRS; this is encoded by the coding sequence ATGAGCGTTCTGCTGTCTCATTGGTATGACCTGGCCCAATTCATGAGTGATCACGCCATCAAGGTGGTGGGGTTGGATTTGCGTGGCACCCTGGTTGATCCGCAACGAAAAGGTAACCTGTTCAAGGTCGCCCGGTCCATTCTGACAGGAGTTCCTCCGGCCCTGCTGGAATCCATCTGCCAAACCATTCCCGATCTTGTCATTCAACGCCATGAACACGAGGAACAGGTCTGCGACTGGACCCTGATGACCTGTCTGGAATTGTTCGGGGAATTGCGGGTCCGGGGTGTTGAAACCGGAAACCTGGATTTGGAGCGCCTCTATTCGTTGATCGTGCGTGACTATTTCAGGGAAGCGCGGCATCTGGTGGATGACGACGCACTTGAGGCGCTGATTGCCGCCTGCAACGCGATGAATATTGCGGTTCATATTGTCGCCGATGGCATGGCTTGGCGGGAGTCGGCCATCTTTCAGCAGTTATTCCCGGTCAGTTCCAGACGGATCGCCGGATTTTTCAGTTCCTCCATGGGGGGTATCAATAAACTGTCTCCACGTTACTACCAGGCATTTGCCGATGCCCTTGGCCTGCCGGTCCGCCACGTTCTGATCATCGGGGACCGGTTCGACAAGGATGTCGGCGTGGCCTTGAAAGCCGGGTGTCGGGCTTTGTTGATTGCGCCGGACCCGCGCGCTCCGTTGACGACCCCATCGTTAAACCATATTCTGCCAGGCATTTCCAGAAGCCATGATACGGGCGTGATCCTTGGGCGCTTCCAGCCGTTCCATCTGGAACATTTGCGCTATGCCCGGGCCGCCAGTCACAGGGCCAGAACGTTGATTGTGGGAATTACCCAGCCTTTCGGTGCCAACAGCGGCGAGCCGGGTCAGGAACGGACCAGGCCGGATCACAATCCTTACCCCTATTGGTTGCGCGAACAGTGCGTTCGTCATGCCTTGTTCGAGGCCGGGATCCAGGTGCGAGCCATCCTGCCGTTGCCTTTGGATGTGGCGAGCCTGCAATCGGCCCTTGCCCCGGATACGCCCATTTTTACAACCGTCTTCGACCGTTGGGGTGAGGAGAAGGAGGCGCTCTTGCGGCAAAGTGGCTTTAGTGTGTACCGGCTTGAGGTGGGAGATAAAACCATCACCGGCAGTCAAGTCAGAGCGTTGGTCGAGAAACGTGACAACCGTTGGCGCACTTTCGTTCCCCCCGTGGTTGCCGAACGGTTTGGCGCGGCGATTGAAACGTATCTGATCAACGGGAGACGATCATAA
- a CDS encoding VOC family protein — protein sequence MKVEPYLFFEGRCEEAIDLYRRVLGAEVTFLMRYRESPEPSEHWPNPEAGDKVMHANLRLGDTMVMVSDGQCGGKAGFEGFSLTVSLADVGEAERIFAAMSDGGQVRMPLGKTFWSPCFGMVTDRFGVGWFIVVHETMAC from the coding sequence ATGAAGGTCGAACCATATCTGTTTTTCGAGGGCCGTTGCGAGGAAGCCATCGACCTATACCGCCGTGTTCTCGGCGCCGAGGTGACGTTTCTCATGCGTTATCGGGAGAGCCCGGAACCCTCCGAGCATTGGCCCAACCCGGAGGCCGGCGACAAGGTCATGCATGCGAACCTGCGCCTGGGCGATACCATGGTGATGGTTTCCGACGGCCAGTGTGGTGGGAAGGCGGGCTTCGAGGGCTTCTCCCTGACTGTGTCCCTGGCCGATGTTGGGGAGGCCGAACGCATCTTCGCCGCCATGAGCGACGGCGGACAGGTGCGGATGCCTCTTGGAAAAACCTTCTGGTCTCCCTGTTTCGGCATGGTGACGGACCGTTTCGGGGTAGGATGGTTCATCGTGGTGCATGAAACCATGGCCTGCTGA
- a CDS encoding B12-binding domain-containing radical SAM protein, translating to MASSVVLATPAPISHRTAEENLGLAYLAAVLRSHGFPVVILDAWLSGWSEEVLSQRILACGEILWIGFSAYRSNMEQAIKTIDLLRAAGLTAPVVAGGYGPTFHTETFLRAGFDFVVRGEGEWTALDLTRHFLTGHPPLAFIPNLSFLQAGRIVDTPHRPLIQDLDTLPDPARDTMPMSMARKSAIHIDSSRGCHGKCVFCSVTSFFHLAPGRQWRERSIVRFVDELERLTRRGISCFKVLDDSFLEPPRDLAWCRSLADEIQSRGLEVQLRGSLRADQVTGEIVGELKRAGFFSFACGIENFSDTALKRMRKRATKQENLQALASFKEHGIYVQAGHILFDQGTTLCELQENLEQMRQTMWTLSKGIFSIMFAADGTPLAHRLRRHGTLLEDPHGFGNNNYDLENPEVLPVYEGLRLWHKAHSVTYDKTMDPLSAPKAISPQCRRGFHALSLDLRQQDLAVMSQLLDLAMAERPMKEVLAYVHQTILDKQPFYRALEEKLGALYRETGLVYDAAVNPFI from the coding sequence ATGGCTTCATCAGTTGTATTGGCTACACCGGCACCCATTTCCCATCGCACCGCGGAGGAAAATCTGGGACTGGCTTATTTGGCGGCGGTTCTACGGTCCCACGGCTTTCCCGTCGTGATTCTGGATGCGTGGTTGTCGGGTTGGTCCGAGGAGGTCTTGTCGCAGCGGATCCTTGCTTGCGGCGAAATTCTTTGGATCGGTTTTTCCGCCTATCGTTCCAACATGGAACAGGCCATAAAAACAATCGACCTTTTGCGAGCAGCCGGTTTGACCGCTCCGGTGGTGGCGGGAGGATATGGTCCCACATTCCACACGGAAACTTTTTTAAGGGCTGGGTTCGATTTTGTGGTTCGGGGGGAAGGCGAGTGGACGGCCCTGGATCTCACAAGACATTTCTTGACGGGTCATCCGCCTTTGGCGTTCATTCCCAACCTGTCCTTCCTTCAGGCGGGCCGGATCGTGGACACGCCCCACCGTCCGTTAATACAGGATCTGGATACGCTGCCGGATCCGGCTCGCGACACGATGCCCATGTCGATGGCACGGAAAAGTGCCATCCATATTGATTCCTCACGAGGATGCCATGGAAAATGCGTTTTTTGTTCGGTCACGTCCTTTTTTCATCTGGCACCGGGACGTCAGTGGCGGGAACGATCCATCGTTCGTTTTGTGGACGAGTTGGAACGGTTGACCCGGCGAGGCATTTCTTGTTTCAAGGTTTTGGATGACAGTTTTCTTGAGCCGCCGCGCGATCTTGCGTGGTGTCGCTCGCTGGCCGACGAGATTCAGTCGCGGGGGCTTGAGGTACAATTGCGTGGATCTTTGCGTGCCGATCAGGTGACTGGTGAAATTGTCGGTGAACTCAAGAGGGCAGGCTTTTTTTCCTTTGCCTGTGGGATCGAAAATTTTTCCGACACGGCCCTCAAGCGCATGCGCAAGAGGGCCACAAAGCAAGAAAACCTTCAGGCTTTGGCCAGTTTCAAGGAACATGGCATTTATGTCCAGGCCGGTCACATCCTTTTTGATCAGGGCACGACCCTGTGCGAATTACAGGAAAACCTGGAGCAGATGCGGCAGACCATGTGGACATTAAGCAAGGGCATTTTTTCCATCATGTTTGCCGCCGATGGCACGCCCCTGGCCCATCGTTTGCGACGCCATGGCACTTTGTTGGAAGATCCACATGGTTTTGGCAACAATAACTACGATTTGGAAAATCCGGAGGTGTTGCCCGTCTATGAGGGATTGAGGCTTTGGCACAAGGCCCACAGCGTTACCTACGACAAAACAATGGATCCCCTGTCCGCTCCCAAGGCCATCTCGCCGCAATGCCGGCGTGGTTTTCATGCGTTGTCTCTGGACTTGCGCCAACAGGATTTGGCAGTCATGTCACAATTGCTTGATTTGGCCATGGCGGAACGACCGATGAAGGAGGTTTTAGCGTATGTCCACCAAACCATTCTGGACAAGCAGCCGTTTTATCGGGCATTGGAGGAAAAACTGGGGGCGTTGTATCGGGAAACCGGTTTGGTTTATGACGCTGCGGTCAATCCCTTCATCTGA
- a CDS encoding nitrate- and nitrite sensing domain-containing protein: MMFNTLFPRIHLKLRTRLILLLFFPLVGLIWFGSLNVLERYGTSRDMGAVERLSRLTVQIGALVHELQKERGMTVGFLGSKGEKFRVELPIQREESDRRAANLRQSEQALDANPEEKEFITVLIGAMRQLDGVQTMRRQVDSLTATAPEAIQYYTRMNESFLEAIGKISQKTVGHPEMASISNAFNNFLRGKERAGIERAILTNTFAQDRFGPGMFEQFRATVTEQDVYFAVFKSFAAPESIEFFARKMDHEAVNSVLEMRTVATRKGLTTRKLDHYNAIVRGMGYGGMIHHLKDHLLTPTPETERQFVADLQEIDRHIESFLEVATPEEKQALLTLRDTLKQYRSHPTTTHVGPIDDGPALKALSLLWEAVVPGRFGIDPNHWFKMVTIRIDLLKEIEDKIALELSSRATVIKGEADRAFFMYLLVTVGLILLAIVVSIRISGNILAMLGGEPEEVRGVVETVSRGDLTLMLETNRNPESIYSSIRAMVDSLGIIIRQVFLQTRSMSAHIEELTVVKNGLAQDSTNILHLSKEVAESQDLVEGQVATIRQAIEGATEQVGAISAATEQLSANIANIATSAEKASNDITTMASAAEEITANISGVNQSLEQVDHSVTTVAGAVKEVTLSLEQVRRRCQLASQESKQANENAKGTSRVMEQLATSAQEIGHVVNIIRDIAAQTNMLSLNAAIEAAGAGEAGKGFAVVANEVKDLARQTSEATKMISDKIQEIQDTTKKVALANGEITESIDRIDQSNAVITLAVDEQADSVGAIARSIDEVAHAAGDVTRNARELSQAAEDVARSALSAANGTQDVARLASEAATAADTLAQQSIAIHTGTRTVAQSARTAAESTSNANQRVREVRRQIILINGSIHHTALLLDSMSIPGKRLLEAVRDLRLTEEPFDVEKIKLAHLAWLGKLESAVRGRTTLRPEQVASGHECDFGKWYDGDGKARFGAMDSFRKIGPVHHLVHEIAREAIRLTEEGNVAEAEREIDRFSTVKDELFEFLDRLYLEAADRDRRKIQSA, translated from the coding sequence ATGATGTTTAACACCCTGTTTCCCCGGATCCATTTGAAACTCAGAACCCGGTTGATCCTCCTGTTGTTTTTCCCCTTGGTGGGATTGATCTGGTTCGGCAGCCTCAACGTGCTGGAACGATATGGCACATCACGGGATATGGGGGCGGTGGAACGATTGTCCCGGTTGACCGTCCAGATTGGCGCCCTGGTTCATGAACTACAGAAAGAACGGGGGATGACAGTCGGGTTTCTGGGAAGCAAAGGGGAGAAATTCCGTGTGGAACTGCCGATCCAAAGGGAAGAATCCGATCGACGCGCCGCTAATTTGCGACAATCCGAACAAGCGCTTGACGCCAATCCCGAAGAAAAGGAATTCATTACCGTTCTGATCGGTGCCATGAGGCAGTTGGATGGGGTCCAGACCATGCGTCGTCAGGTCGATTCACTCACGGCCACGGCCCCCGAGGCGATCCAATATTACACACGAATGAACGAATCCTTCCTGGAGGCCATCGGCAAGATTTCGCAAAAAACGGTCGGACACCCTGAAATGGCTTCGATTTCAAATGCCTTCAACAATTTTCTTCGCGGCAAGGAACGGGCGGGAATCGAACGGGCCATACTGACCAACACCTTCGCTCAAGACCGATTCGGTCCTGGAATGTTCGAACAGTTTCGCGCCACGGTGACGGAACAGGATGTGTATTTTGCCGTTTTCAAGAGTTTTGCCGCACCCGAGTCGATCGAGTTTTTTGCGCGGAAGATGGACCATGAGGCGGTAAACTCGGTTCTGGAAATGCGCACGGTCGCCACCCGAAAAGGGTTGACGACGAGGAAACTCGATCATTACAACGCGATCGTTCGCGGCATGGGCTACGGCGGCATGATCCACCACCTCAAGGATCATCTCCTCACCCCGACGCCGGAAACCGAACGGCAATTCGTCGCCGACCTCCAAGAGATCGACAGGCACATCGAGTCGTTCCTGGAAGTGGCGACCCCGGAGGAGAAACAGGCCTTGCTGACGCTCCGTGATACCCTGAAGCAATACCGGTCCCATCCGACGACGACACACGTCGGCCCGATCGATGACGGACCGGCGCTCAAGGCCCTGTCCCTGCTTTGGGAAGCGGTTGTTCCAGGAAGATTCGGCATCGACCCGAATCATTGGTTCAAGATGGTGACGATCCGGATCGATCTGTTGAAGGAAATCGAGGACAAGATTGCCCTGGAGCTGTCCTCGCGGGCCACGGTGATCAAGGGGGAAGCGGATCGGGCCTTTTTCATGTATCTGCTGGTCACGGTTGGGCTGATTCTTCTCGCCATTGTGGTGAGTATCCGGATTTCGGGCAATATCCTCGCCATGCTTGGCGGGGAACCGGAGGAGGTCAGGGGCGTGGTGGAAACGGTTTCCAGAGGCGATCTGACCTTGATGCTGGAGACGAACCGCAATCCGGAGAGCATTTACAGTTCCATCCGGGCGATGGTGGACAGTCTTGGAATCATCATTCGCCAGGTTTTTCTTCAGACCCGTTCCATGTCGGCCCACATCGAGGAACTGACGGTCGTCAAGAATGGATTGGCCCAGGATTCGACAAATATTCTCCATCTGAGCAAGGAGGTTGCCGAGAGTCAAGACCTTGTGGAAGGGCAGGTTGCGACCATTCGGCAGGCGATCGAAGGGGCAACCGAGCAGGTGGGAGCCATTTCCGCGGCGACCGAACAATTGTCCGCCAATATCGCAAACATTGCCACGAGCGCCGAGAAGGCGAGCAACGACATCACCACCATGGCTTCGGCGGCCGAGGAGATCACCGCCAACATTTCCGGGGTCAATCAAAGCCTGGAGCAGGTGGACCATTCGGTCACGACGGTGGCGGGCGCGGTCAAGGAGGTCACCCTGTCCCTGGAACAAGTTCGGCGCCGGTGTCAACTGGCCAGTCAGGAATCCAAGCAGGCCAATGAAAACGCCAAGGGGACCAGTCGGGTCATGGAACAATTGGCCACCTCGGCCCAGGAGATCGGGCATGTCGTCAACATTATTCGGGATATTGCCGCCCAGACGAACATGCTGTCTCTGAACGCCGCCATCGAGGCGGCGGGAGCGGGAGAGGCGGGAAAAGGGTTTGCGGTGGTCGCCAACGAGGTCAAGGACCTGGCCCGTCAGACCAGCGAGGCGACCAAGATGATCTCGGACAAGATCCAGGAAATCCAGGATACGACCAAAAAGGTTGCCCTGGCCAATGGAGAAATCACCGAAAGCATTGATCGTATCGATCAATCCAACGCCGTCATCACCCTTGCGGTGGATGAGCAGGCGGACAGTGTCGGCGCGATTGCCCGCTCCATCGATGAAGTGGCGCACGCCGCGGGGGATGTGACCCGGAATGCCAGGGAGTTGAGCCAGGCGGCGGAAGATGTCGCCCGATCGGCGTTGAGCGCCGCCAATGGCACCCAGGATGTGGCACGCCTGGCCTCCGAGGCCGCGACCGCCGCCGATACGCTGGCGCAACAAAGCATCGCCATCCATACCGGGACCCGAACGGTCGCCCAATCGGCCAGGACCGCCGCCGAATCGACCTCGAACGCCAACCAACGTGTCCGGGAGGTCCGGCGCCAGATCATTCTCATCAACGGTTCCATTCATCACACCGCCCTGCTTCTGGACTCCATGAGCATTCCCGGTAAACGATTGCTGGAGGCGGTACGGGACCTTCGTTTGACGGAAGAACCCTTCGATGTGGAAAAAATCAAGCTGGCCCACCTTGCCTGGCTTGGAAAATTGGAAAGTGCCGTTCGGGGACGGACGACGCTGCGACCGGAACAGGTCGCAAGCGGGCATGAATGTGACTTCGGCAAATGGTATGACGGCGATGGGAAAGCCCGGTTCGGCGCAATGGACTCTTTCAGGAAGATCGGCCCGGTACATCACCTGGTTCACGAAATCGCCCGCGAGGCGATCCGGTTGACGGAAGAAGGAAACGTCGCCGAGGCGGAACGCGAAATCGATCGATTCAGCACCGTCAAGGATGAACTTTTCGAATTTCTCGATCGTTTGTATCTGGAAGCCGCCGACCGGGACCGGAGAAAAATTCAATCGGCGTAA
- a CDS encoding Hsp70 family protein, with translation MTHAFCGLDFGTTNSTIGIVKERPLLVPLEENHSYIPSAIFIDEASGDWSFGRTAIEKYMEGHDGRLMTSLKSLLGSSLMSEKTLVGHRYYAFEEILEKFLGMIKSSAERTLGHPIHDVVVGRPVHFKNDAPDADHRAQEMLTRILRTIGFDHIVFMYEPVAAGMVFHAEIPQENHLCLVVDIGGGTSDFSVIQVEPPRGQDASGGFKVLASNGIPIAGNDFDQEISLRLVMPHLGLGSTVKSFSNPAIPFPKHFFYDLSSWRLINRLYNNDTIVSLKDLVHGSNDKIRTGRLLKVIQERHGHAINKSVEDQKKTLSDAGPSLLNLEYIAADLRIPIESGEVHQAIHNSLAKIVTMAEKTIMDAGVQAHQIDQVLFVGGSTKLPLVQERIMSLVPEGKKVIKEAFGSIGLGLTLAAAKRFGPTTTLCDGDIR, from the coding sequence ATGACGCATGCGTTTTGCGGCCTGGACTTCGGTACCACCAATTCCACCATCGGGATTGTGAAGGAAAGGCCGTTGCTGGTTCCTCTGGAGGAGAATCATTCCTATATCCCCTCGGCGATTTTCATCGATGAGGCGTCGGGGGACTGGTCGTTTGGCCGGACGGCCATTGAAAAATACATGGAGGGTCATGACGGCAGGCTCATGACCTCGCTGAAAAGCCTGCTGGGTTCTTCGTTGATGTCGGAAAAAACACTGGTTGGCCATCGGTATTATGCGTTCGAGGAAATCCTGGAAAAATTTCTGGGAATGATCAAATCCAGTGCCGAACGGACTCTCGGCCACCCGATCCACGATGTGGTCGTGGGACGTCCGGTCCATTTCAAGAACGACGCTCCCGATGCCGATCATCGCGCCCAGGAGATGCTTACCCGAATTCTGCGAACGATCGGGTTTGACCACATCGTTTTCATGTACGAACCCGTCGCCGCCGGGATGGTCTTTCATGCGGAGATACCCCAGGAGAATCACCTGTGTCTGGTCGTGGACATCGGAGGAGGAACCTCTGATTTTTCGGTCATCCAGGTTGAACCGCCCCGTGGGCAGGATGCATCGGGCGGATTCAAGGTTTTGGCCAGCAATGGCATTCCCATCGCGGGCAATGATTTCGATCAGGAGATTAGCCTCCGGCTGGTGATGCCTCATTTGGGACTGGGGTCCACCGTAAAAAGTTTCAGTAATCCGGCCATCCCCTTTCCGAAACATTTTTTTTACGACTTGTCGTCTTGGCGCTTGATCAATCGGTTATACAACAACGACACGATCGTGTCGTTGAAAGATCTGGTTCATGGTTCCAACGACAAGATCAGAACCGGTCGGTTGTTGAAAGTCATACAGGAGCGGCACGGGCATGCCATCAACAAGAGCGTTGAGGATCAAAAAAAAACTTTGTCCGATGCCGGTCCATCGCTGTTGAATCTCGAATATATCGCTGCGGATTTGCGTATTCCCATTGAGTCTGGCGAGGTCCATCAGGCAATCCACAACAGTTTGGCAAAAATCGTTACCATGGCAGAAAAGACGATCATGGATGCTGGCGTCCAGGCGCACCAGATTGATCAGGTTCTGTTCGTGGGTGGATCGACAAAACTGCCCCTGGTTCAGGAACGCATCATGTCTCTGGTTCCAGAGGGCAAGAAGGTCATCAAGGAAGCCTTTGGCAGCATCGGTCTCGGATTGACCCTGGCAGCGGCCAAACGGTTTGGACCCACCACAACTTTATGTGATGGTGACATCCGATGA
- the selD gene encoding selenide, water dikinase SelD encodes MNAPLITSFCTTGGCAGKIGPDILETMLSPMRQFPSVSQLLVGLMDQDDAAVYAHNGTEGLIFSADFIPPLLDDPTAYGEIAAAHAINDIYAMGGTPLMCVNLLAIPQPLLGSDTVTRILGGVAQKIVEAGAFLVGGHSIRSRDLLCGLAVIGLVHVEKMWRKNQSRVGDAIVLTKPLGSGVVLSAHGAGMLANDAEMGPSLACIRRLNRAATEALCLFHVHAATDVSGFGLVHHAADIARHSAVSLIFDWERIPILEGALNHMEQGIRSSLTEANRRHLHHEVRYPPSCASTVQDMLNEPQTNGGLLVTLPWEEAEEAVRRLHDSGERDACVVGRVAAFQDDFKIGFSPLINP; translated from the coding sequence ATGAATGCCCCATTGATTACCTCTTTTTGCACGACGGGTGGGTGTGCCGGAAAGATTGGTCCGGATATTCTGGAGACGATGCTTTCTCCCATGCGTCAATTCCCCAGCGTGTCTCAGTTGCTGGTGGGGTTGATGGATCAGGACGATGCGGCGGTCTATGCACACAACGGAACCGAAGGGTTGATCTTCTCGGCCGACTTTATCCCGCCATTGCTGGATGATCCGACCGCATACGGCGAAATTGCGGCGGCGCACGCCATCAACGATATTTATGCCATGGGGGGAACACCGCTCATGTGCGTGAATCTGCTGGCGATTCCTCAACCACTCCTGGGATCGGATACCGTGACCAGGATCCTTGGCGGCGTGGCGCAGAAAATCGTGGAGGCCGGAGCTTTTTTGGTGGGAGGGCACTCCATACGCAGCCGCGATTTGTTGTGCGGGCTGGCAGTTATCGGTCTGGTACACGTTGAAAAAATGTGGCGGAAAAACCAGTCGCGGGTGGGTGATGCCATCGTGTTGACCAAACCTTTGGGATCTGGGGTGGTGTTGTCCGCTCATGGTGCCGGTATGTTGGCAAACGATGCCGAGATGGGTCCCAGTCTGGCCTGTATCCGGCGCCTGAACCGGGCGGCCACGGAAGCATTGTGTCTTTTTCACGTTCATGCCGCCACGGATGTTTCCGGTTTTGGCCTGGTTCACCATGCAGCCGATATTGCCCGACACTCCGCCGTCAGCCTGATCTTCGACTGGGAACGGATTCCCATCCTGGAAGGTGCCTTGAATCACATGGAACAGGGGATACGCTCAAGTCTGACGGAGGCCAACCGCAGGCATCTCCATCACGAAGTGCGCTACCCCCCGTCCTGCGCTTCCACGGTGCAGGACATGTTGAACGAACCACAAACCAATGGCGGGTTGCTGGTGACCCTTCCCTGGGAAGAGGCGGAAGAAGCCGTGCGACGACTTCACGATTCGGGGGAACGGGATGCCTGTGTCGTGGGCCGGGTTGCCGCCTTTCAGGATGACTTCAAGATCGGGTTTTCCCCATTAATCAACCCATGA
- a CDS encoding aminoglycoside phosphotransferase family protein, with protein sequence MNRLAARLGDRALKRNDQGFANQIFLGERFVYKCHKTSGQVPTAKQKKEALVLRHLAQCLDCSMRSLVPELIHEEQVSEDYHVVVQQRLTGCPPERLDQTLAESLGRFLSVLHAIPQDPWMDEFEGEEHRQTFRDYLIDQPIRFAEKLNASELVDTSDRALIRQAVDAITFAARRLSDPVPLVLNHKDLFERNLLQHRGRLTGIIDWDAAQTAPREWEFAILRQRIPQFWEAAHGCYGTPVDPLIMDCCALAQSLRFWKSFPHHADFADAQRCHIRDILKTFVTAQVPSPRFPLVR encoded by the coding sequence TTGAACCGGCTTGCTGCCCGGTTGGGCGACCGTGCGCTGAAAAGGAATGATCAAGGATTTGCCAATCAGATCTTTCTGGGTGAGCGGTTCGTTTACAAATGCCACAAGACTTCAGGCCAGGTCCCAACGGCCAAGCAGAAAAAGGAGGCGTTGGTTCTGCGTCATCTTGCCCAATGCCTGGATTGCTCCATGCGGTCTCTGGTGCCTGAACTCATCCATGAGGAACAGGTTTCGGAGGACTACCATGTTGTCGTCCAGCAAAGGTTGACGGGATGCCCGCCAGAACGGTTGGACCAAACCCTGGCGGAATCCCTCGGACGTTTTCTATCCGTACTCCACGCAATTCCCCAGGACCCTTGGATGGATGAATTCGAGGGCGAGGAACATCGCCAGACCTTCCGTGATTATCTTATTGATCAACCAATTCGCTTCGCCGAAAAACTCAATGCGTCCGAATTGGTGGATACGTCGGACCGGGCGTTGATCCGCCAGGCTGTGGACGCCATTACCTTTGCCGCTCGGAGGTTGTCCGATCCTGTGCCTCTGGTTTTGAACCACAAGGACTTGTTTGAAAGAAATCTGCTGCAACACAGGGGCCGGTTGACTGGAATCATTGACTGGGACGCGGCGCAAACGGCTCCCAGAGAGTGGGAATTCGCAATTCTCAGGCAACGCATTCCCCAATTCTGGGAAGCGGCCCACGGATGTTATGGCACGCCTGTCGATCCCCTGATCATGGACTGCTGTGCCCTGGCCCAAAGCCTGAGATTTTGGAAGTCCTTTCCGCATCATGCGGATTTTGCAGATGCCCAGAGGTGCCATATCCGCGATATTCTGAAAACATTCGTAACTGCCCAGGTACCCTCTCCCCGGTTTCCCCTGGTTCGATAA
- a CDS encoding TetR/AcrR family transcriptional regulator yields MGRTSDARERLIQSGMELIHAGGYTQAGVQEICDQAGVRKGSFYHFFPSKGDLALAVVERFQEQAREIFLDRALASDLPPGERILRFFTLAGEIQQGFKEADGWVKGCPFANLALEMSTRDQALRLLLEQVLQGVIQQLEGVAREAGQPPSAAQRTAEAIFSLFEGAILLAKTRNDPEVIRRMGAVAQTLIEMA; encoded by the coding sequence ATGGGACGAACGAGCGACGCCAGGGAACGACTGATCCAAAGCGGCATGGAGCTGATCCACGCCGGAGGATACACTCAGGCTGGCGTCCAGGAAATCTGCGATCAGGCCGGAGTGCGCAAGGGAAGTTTCTACCATTTCTTCCCTTCCAAGGGCGATCTGGCCCTGGCGGTGGTGGAGCGCTTCCAGGAGCAGGCCCGGGAAATCTTTCTCGACCGGGCGTTGGCGTCGGATCTGCCCCCGGGGGAGCGCATCCTGCGCTTCTTCACCCTGGCCGGAGAGATCCAACAGGGGTTCAAGGAGGCGGACGGGTGGGTCAAGGGGTGTCCCTTCGCCAACCTGGCCCTGGAGATGAGCACTCGTGACCAGGCCTTGCGCCTTTTGTTGGAGCAGGTGCTTCAAGGGGTGATCCAGCAACTCGAAGGTGTGGCGCGGGAGGCGGGTCAGCCCCCATCAGCCGCGCAGCGGACGGCGGAAGCGATCTTTTCCCTCTTCGAGGGGGCCATCCTGCTGGCCAAGACCCGCAACGATCCGGAGGTCATTCGTCGCATGGGCGCAGTAGCCCAAACCTTGATCGAGATGGCGTGA